In one window of Pseudomonas chlororaphis subsp. chlororaphis DNA:
- a CDS encoding bifunctional aminoglycoside phosphotransferase/ATP-binding protein, which produces MSQSLIAALQNPALYPHPVDGFQVIETHISWVLLTGPYAYKLKKPVNFGFLDFTGLEARGHFCGEELRLNQRLTDDLYLEVLPITGSAEAPQIAGDGPVIEYALKMRQFPQSQLLSTLQANGELTTAHIDEMARQIARFHLEAPRVPAAHEAGTPESVMEPVRQNFEQIRPFLSDKADLQQLEALQAWAESSFERLKPLLVQRKAEGFIRECHGDIHLGNATLIDGKVVIFDCIEFNEPFRFTDVYADAGFLAMDLEDRGLKCLARRFISQYLEQTGDYQGLELLNFYKSYRALVRAKVALFSMPADASPMQRATALRQYRNYANLAESYSTIPSRFLAITSGVSAVGKSHVAMRLVEALGAVRLRSDVERKRLFGEQQVQNDPNAGIYNAQANTATYDRLHELAGIVLRAGFPVVIDATYLKRDQRDAAAKVAEATGTPCLIIDCNAPQAVIASWLAQRQADRNDPSDATLAVIEQQQANRETLSAEEVLRSKRVETNESGSLDALVANIRQRLPGL; this is translated from the coding sequence GTGAGCCAATCCCTGATCGCCGCCCTGCAAAACCCGGCCCTCTACCCGCATCCCGTAGACGGATTCCAGGTCATCGAGACCCATATCTCCTGGGTCCTGCTCACCGGTCCCTATGCCTATAAGCTGAAAAAGCCGGTCAACTTCGGCTTTCTCGATTTCACCGGCCTTGAAGCGCGCGGGCACTTCTGCGGCGAAGAGCTGCGTCTGAACCAGCGCCTGACCGATGATTTGTATCTGGAAGTGTTGCCGATCACCGGCAGTGCCGAAGCGCCGCAGATCGCGGGTGACGGCCCGGTTATCGAATACGCCCTGAAAATGCGCCAGTTCCCGCAAAGCCAGCTGCTCAGCACGCTGCAAGCCAATGGCGAACTGACCACCGCACACATCGACGAAATGGCCCGGCAGATTGCCAGGTTCCACCTCGAAGCCCCCCGGGTCCCGGCAGCCCACGAAGCCGGCACCCCGGAAAGCGTCATGGAGCCGGTGCGTCAGAACTTCGAGCAGATCCGCCCATTCCTCAGCGACAAGGCCGACCTGCAACAGCTCGAAGCCCTGCAAGCCTGGGCCGAAAGCAGCTTCGAACGACTCAAGCCACTCCTCGTCCAGCGCAAGGCCGAAGGCTTCATCCGTGAATGCCACGGCGACATTCATCTGGGTAATGCGACGCTTATCGACGGCAAGGTGGTGATTTTCGATTGCATCGAGTTCAACGAGCCGTTCCGTTTCACTGACGTCTATGCCGACGCCGGCTTCCTCGCCATGGACCTGGAGGACCGCGGCCTGAAATGCCTGGCACGCCGTTTCATCAGCCAGTACCTGGAACAGACCGGTGACTATCAGGGCCTGGAGCTGTTGAATTTCTACAAATCCTACCGCGCCCTGGTACGGGCCAAGGTCGCCCTGTTCAGCATGCCGGCCGACGCCAGTCCGATGCAGCGCGCCACAGCCCTGCGCCAGTACCGCAACTACGCCAACCTGGCAGAAAGCTACAGCACCATTCCATCGCGCTTCCTGGCGATCACTTCTGGCGTTTCCGCCGTTGGCAAAAGCCATGTGGCCATGCGTCTGGTGGAAGCTTTGGGCGCCGTTCGCCTGCGTTCCGATGTCGAGCGCAAACGCCTGTTTGGCGAGCAGCAGGTACAGAACGATCCGAATGCCGGCATTTATAATGCCCAAGCCAATACCGCGACCTATGACCGCCTGCATGAACTTGCCGGTATCGTCCTGCGCGCCGGTTTCCCGGTGGTCATCGACGCCACCTACCTCAAGCGCGACCAGCGTGATGCTGCGGCCAAGGTTGCCGAAGCGACCGGCACGCCTTGCCTGATCATCGACTGCAATGCCCCGCAGGCCGTCATTGCCAGCTGGTTGGCGCAACGCCAGGCCGATCGCAACGACCCGTCGGACGCGACCCTGGCCGTGATCGAACAGCAGCAAGCCAATCGCGAAACCCTGAGCGCCGAGGAAGTGCTGCGCAGCAAGCGCGTCGAGACCAATGAAAGCGGGAGCCTCGACGCCCTGGTCGCGAACATTCGCCAGCGTCTCCCAGGCTTGTAA
- a CDS encoding pentapeptide repeat-containing protein, which yields MSQPKLLDTPLYALLHKDDIDGFNRERPKDQTVDMRGGDFRGLDLRELNADGIDFTDAYFRSADLRGLDLRNSSMEGASLAHAQISGAYFPPELTADEILMSVNFGTRLRYRTK from the coding sequence ATGAGTCAGCCCAAACTTCTCGATACTCCCCTTTACGCTTTGCTGCACAAAGACGACATCGACGGCTTTAACCGGGAACGCCCGAAAGACCAGACTGTCGACATGCGCGGCGGCGATTTTCGTGGGCTTGACCTGCGTGAACTGAATGCCGACGGCATCGACTTCACCGACGCCTACTTCCGCTCTGCCGACCTGCGCGGCCTCGACCTGCGCAATTCCTCCATGGAAGGCGCCAGCCTGGCCCATGCGCAAATCTCCGGCGCCTACTTTCCGCCCGAACTGACTGCCGATGAAATCCTGATGTCCGTCAATTTCGGTACTCGCCTGCGCTACCGCACCAAGTAA
- a CDS encoding TfoX/Sxy family protein yields MNDELQHLKNLGKTSAQWLHAVGIHSASDLRRLGAVDAYRAVRTRGFRASKVLLYAIEGALMDVHWNDIPAERKEALNKQLDAISSRQKN; encoded by the coding sequence ATGAATGATGAATTGCAACACCTGAAGAACCTTGGCAAGACGTCGGCACAATGGCTGCATGCGGTGGGCATCCATAGCGCTTCGGACTTGCGCCGCCTGGGGGCGGTGGATGCCTATCGGGCCGTGCGGACCCGAGGGTTTCGAGCCTCGAAGGTGCTGTTGTACGCCATTGAAGGCGCACTGATGGATGTGCACTGGAATGACATTCCGGCAGAACGCAAGGAAGCACTCAACAAACAGCTGGATGCCATTTCTTCACGCCAAAAGAACTGA
- a CDS encoding ChaN family lipoprotein yields MRVLLILSVLLLGACEGVPVMPELPVQAEHGAIQDLRSGKLLTPEELVIRLARAPRVIVGEQHDHPEHHALQLWLLQAMATQRTQGSLLLEMLTPDQQPRVDALRQHKAAQGLPDDLPGALAWSPGWDWALYGPVVRYALLQPYPLLAANLDSSEVRDIYRQAPALSGEHSNAALVRNELLQQVRDSHCGLLPESQMPAMLAVQQQRDRRMAERLLAAPTPALLFAGAFHARRDVGVPVHLRDLDASNGTVVLMLAQKGMQVSPQSADYVWYSARLPEKDYCAQMRQ; encoded by the coding sequence ATGCGTGTGTTATTGATCCTGAGCGTGTTGCTGCTGGGCGCCTGCGAGGGCGTGCCGGTCATGCCTGAACTTCCGGTCCAGGCTGAACACGGGGCGATTCAGGACCTGCGCAGTGGAAAGCTCCTGACTCCAGAGGAACTGGTCATTCGTCTGGCCCGGGCGCCGCGGGTAATTGTCGGCGAGCAGCATGACCACCCCGAGCATCACGCCTTGCAGCTGTGGTTGTTGCAGGCGATGGCGACCCAGCGCACGCAAGGCAGCCTGCTGTTGGAGATGCTCACGCCGGACCAGCAGCCGCGGGTCGACGCGCTCCGCCAGCACAAGGCGGCGCAGGGCTTGCCCGATGATCTGCCAGGTGCATTGGCCTGGTCGCCGGGGTGGGATTGGGCGCTGTACGGACCTGTCGTGCGCTATGCGTTGCTCCAGCCTTATCCGTTGCTGGCCGCCAATCTGGATAGCTCCGAAGTTCGCGACATCTATCGCCAGGCACCAGCCTTGAGTGGCGAGCACTCGAATGCCGCCCTGGTGCGCAATGAGTTGCTGCAGCAAGTTCGTGATTCCCATTGTGGCCTGCTGCCCGAAAGCCAGATGCCGGCGATGCTGGCGGTTCAGCAGCAGCGCGACCGACGCATGGCCGAGCGCTTGCTGGCGGCACCGACGCCGGCGCTGCTGTTTGCCGGGGCCTTTCATGCACGCAGGGATGTCGGGGTGCCGGTTCATCTGCGGGACCTCGACGCATCGAACGGCACCGTGGTGCTGATGCTGGCGCAGAAGGGCATGCAGGTATCGCCGCAAAGCGCGGATTACGTGTGGTACAGCGCGCGGTTGCCGGAGAAGGACTACTGCGCCCAGATGCGCCAGTAG
- a CDS encoding heme ABC transporter ATP-binding protein — translation MLRAENLAVRRGRKTVLEGIDLELKPGEVLGVLGPNGAGKSTLLAALCGELKPDQGQVWLDQRELSRWDGGQKAQRLAVLPQSSTLEFAFRVEEVVGLGRLPYQSGRARDDEIVLQALQAADAGHLHGRSYVALSGGERQRVHLARVLAQLWPGAVGQTLLLDEPTSALDPLHQHVTLQAIREFADRGVAVLVILHDLNLAARYCERLLLLEGGRPHSLDSPAQVLRPEPLKAVFGLEVLVQAHPERGHPLIIAR, via the coding sequence ATGCTGCGAGCGGAAAATCTGGCGGTGCGCCGTGGCAGGAAAACCGTGCTGGAAGGGATCGACCTTGAGCTCAAGCCCGGTGAAGTGCTGGGAGTGCTGGGGCCCAATGGCGCGGGCAAAAGCACCTTGCTGGCGGCCTTGTGCGGTGAGCTGAAACCCGATCAGGGGCAGGTCTGGCTGGATCAGCGTGAGCTCTCCAGGTGGGACGGCGGGCAAAAGGCGCAAAGGCTGGCGGTGTTGCCGCAAAGTTCGACGCTCGAGTTCGCCTTCCGGGTCGAAGAGGTCGTCGGCCTGGGGCGCCTGCCTTATCAAAGCGGCCGGGCGCGGGATGACGAGATCGTCCTGCAGGCCCTGCAAGCGGCGGATGCCGGGCACCTGCACGGTCGCAGCTATGTGGCCTTGTCGGGCGGCGAACGTCAGCGCGTGCACCTGGCTCGGGTGTTGGCGCAGCTATGGCCGGGCGCGGTCGGCCAGACCCTGTTGCTCGATGAGCCGACCTCGGCCCTCGACCCTTTGCATCAACATGTCACTTTGCAGGCCATCCGCGAATTTGCCGATCGTGGGGTCGCGGTCCTGGTGATCCTGCATGATCTGAACCTCGCCGCGCGATATTGTGAACGCCTGTTGCTGCTCGAAGGCGGGCGGCCCCACTCGCTGGACAGCCCGGCACAGGTGCTGCGGCCCGAACCGCTCAAGGCGGTGTTCGGACTGGAGGTGTTGGTGCAGGCGCACCCCGAGCGCGGCCACCCTTTGATCATCGCCCGCTGA
- a CDS encoding FecCD family ABC transporter permease, with translation MLAIWLSLALGPVSLPLLDTLRAALRLLGLPIEGQGLEQAELILGQIRLPRTLLGLAVGGVLALSGVAMQGLFRNPLADPGLVGVSSGAALGAAFAIVGGSLLGGVPEVIGPYLLSFCAFLGGLVVAWLVYRLGRRNSQTHVATMLLAGIALTALASSAVGLFTYLADDATLRTLTFWNLGSLNGASYSRLWPLLLISAAVALWLPRRAKALNALLLGESEAGHLGIDVERLKRELVFCTALGVGAAVAAAGLIGFVGLVVPHLVRLLSGPDHRTLLPASILAGASLLLLADLVARLALAPAELPIGIVTAFIGAPFFLFLLLRGRA, from the coding sequence CTGTTGGCGATCTGGCTGTCCCTGGCGCTCGGGCCGGTCAGCCTGCCGTTGCTCGATACCCTGCGCGCTGCCCTGCGTTTGCTGGGCCTGCCTATTGAGGGGCAGGGCCTGGAGCAGGCTGAACTGATCCTCGGGCAGATTCGCCTGCCACGCACCTTGCTGGGGCTGGCCGTAGGGGGCGTCCTGGCCCTGTCCGGCGTGGCGATGCAGGGGCTGTTTCGCAATCCCCTGGCCGACCCGGGGCTGGTAGGCGTTTCGAGTGGCGCGGCGCTGGGCGCGGCCTTTGCCATCGTCGGTGGCTCGTTGCTGGGCGGCGTGCCGGAAGTGATCGGTCCTTACCTGCTGTCGTTCTGTGCCTTTCTCGGTGGTCTGGTGGTGGCGTGGCTGGTTTACCGCCTGGGGCGGCGCAACAGCCAGACCCATGTGGCGACCATGCTGCTGGCCGGGATCGCGTTGACGGCGCTGGCCAGCTCGGCGGTGGGCCTGTTCACCTACCTGGCCGACGATGCGACCCTGCGCACCCTGACGTTCTGGAACCTGGGCAGTCTCAACGGCGCCAGTTATTCGAGGTTGTGGCCGCTGCTGTTGATCAGCGCGGCCGTGGCATTGTGGCTGCCACGCCGGGCCAAGGCCTTGAATGCCTTGCTGCTGGGTGAATCTGAAGCCGGTCATCTGGGGATCGATGTCGAACGGCTGAAGCGGGAGCTAGTGTTCTGTACCGCGCTGGGGGTCGGCGCGGCTGTCGCCGCTGCCGGGCTGATCGGCTTTGTCGGGCTGGTGGTGCCCCATCTGGTGCGACTGCTGTCGGGGCCTGACCACCGGACCTTGTTGCCGGCGTCGATACTGGCCGGCGCCAGCCTGCTGTTGTTGGCGGATCTGGTGGCACGCCTGGCGCTGGCGCCTGCGGAGCTGCCCATTGGCATCGTGACTGCCTTTATCGGTGCGCCATTCTTTCTGTTTTTGTTATTGCGAGGGCGCGCCTGA
- a CDS encoding heme/hemin ABC transporter substrate-binding protein produces the protein MRSSARAIALCVGLLASHAAAAAELPQRWVSAGGALSEWVSALGAESKLVGVDTTSQHPESLKSLPSIGYQRQLSAEGILSLRPQILVGTEEMGPPPVLSQVRSAGVQVELFSAQADLPTLRDNLQHLGKLLGSEDKATQLFEQYQQQLEQQRAWVGQAQKKQVAPGVLLLLGHAGGKPLIAGKDTAADWLLQQAGGRNLATHTGYKPFSNESLAELNPEVLVFADRSLSGEAARAALFKENPILASSGAAKAGRVFEIDPTLLVGGLGPRLPQSLKRLSAGFYPAESGQASTAQ, from the coding sequence ATGCGTTCGAGTGCCCGCGCAATCGCGCTCTGTGTCGGACTTCTGGCCAGCCATGCCGCTGCGGCGGCCGAGCTACCACAACGCTGGGTGAGCGCCGGCGGCGCCTTGTCCGAATGGGTGAGCGCGCTGGGCGCCGAATCGAAGCTGGTGGGCGTGGACACCACCAGCCAGCATCCCGAATCCCTGAAGAGCCTGCCGAGTATCGGTTATCAGCGTCAGTTGTCGGCGGAAGGCATTCTCAGCCTGCGCCCGCAGATTCTGGTGGGTACCGAAGAGATGGGGCCGCCGCCAGTACTCTCGCAGGTGCGCAGCGCCGGGGTGCAGGTCGAGCTGTTCTCGGCCCAGGCCGACCTGCCGACCCTGCGGGACAACCTGCAGCATCTGGGCAAGTTGCTGGGTAGCGAAGACAAGGCGACGCAGCTGTTCGAGCAATACCAGCAGCAGCTGGAGCAGCAGCGGGCCTGGGTCGGCCAGGCCCAGAAGAAACAGGTCGCGCCAGGTGTGCTGCTGTTGCTCGGGCATGCGGGTGGCAAACCTCTGATTGCCGGTAAGGACACGGCTGCCGACTGGCTGCTGCAGCAGGCGGGCGGGCGCAACCTTGCGACCCACACGGGCTACAAGCCCTTTTCCAATGAGTCGTTGGCCGAACTCAACCCCGAGGTGCTGGTGTTTGCCGATCGCAGCCTGAGTGGTGAGGCAGCCCGCGCCGCGCTGTTCAAGGAGAACCCGATTCTCGCCTCCAGCGGCGCGGCCAAGGCCGGCCGGGTCTTCGAGATTGATCCGACCTTGCTGGTGGGAGGCCTGGGGCCGCGCTTGCCACAGAGCCTGAAACGGCTGTCGGCCGGTTTCTATCCAGCCGAGTCGGGCCAGGCCAGCACCGCCCAATGA
- a CDS encoding Rieske (2Fe-2S) protein, producing the protein MKFLCPPGDLPEASSRGFNLEGRPLFAVRRDQQVYVYTNRCPHRGVALEWQPDQFLDPSASLIQCATHGALFLIENGECVAGPCAGQSLTAIPCREDSQGIWVQL; encoded by the coding sequence ATGAAGTTTCTTTGCCCCCCCGGCGATCTGCCGGAGGCTTCCAGCCGAGGTTTCAACCTTGAAGGCCGGCCGCTTTTCGCGGTGCGCCGCGATCAACAGGTATACGTCTACACCAATCGCTGCCCCCATCGCGGGGTCGCTCTGGAGTGGCAACCCGACCAGTTCCTCGATCCCAGCGCCAGCTTGATCCAGTGCGCCACCCACGGTGCGCTGTTTCTGATCGAAAACGGTGAATGCGTGGCCGGCCCCTGTGCCGGGCAATCCCTGACGGCCATCCCCTGCCGGGAAGACAGCCAGGGCATCTGGGTTCAGCTTTAG
- the sfsA gene encoding DNA/RNA nuclease SfsA, producing the protein MRFHPPLEEGRLVRRYKRFLADIETIGGELLTIHCPNTGSMFNCMVEGGQVWFSRSNDPKRKLPGTWEISETPQGRLACVNTARANTLVEEALHAGVIAELNGFTALKREVPYGQENSRIDFRLDYLDGPAFVEVKSVTLGFDGSAVAAFPDAVTQRGAKHLRELACLARDGIRAVQLYCVNLSGVESVRPAEEIDPGYAAALREAVASGVEVLAYGVRLTAEEVCIDRRLDVLLNG; encoded by the coding sequence ATGCGTTTTCATCCCCCACTCGAAGAAGGTCGCCTGGTCCGTCGTTACAAGCGTTTTCTCGCCGATATCGAGACCATTGGTGGCGAGTTACTGACCATTCACTGTCCCAACACCGGTTCCATGTTCAATTGCATGGTCGAGGGTGGGCAGGTCTGGTTCAGCCGTTCCAATGACCCCAAGCGCAAATTGCCGGGGACCTGGGAAATCAGCGAAACGCCCCAGGGGCGACTGGCTTGCGTCAATACGGCGCGGGCCAACACGCTGGTGGAAGAAGCCTTGCACGCCGGGGTGATCGCTGAGTTGAACGGTTTTACCGCCCTCAAGCGGGAAGTGCCCTATGGCCAGGAAAACAGTCGTATCGACTTCCGCCTGGACTATCTGGACGGCCCGGCTTTCGTCGAGGTCAAAAGCGTCACCCTGGGCTTCGACGGCTCCGCGGTCGCGGCCTTTCCGGATGCGGTGACCCAGCGTGGGGCCAAGCACCTGCGGGAATTGGCCTGTCTGGCGCGGGACGGTATTCGCGCGGTGCAGTTGTATTGCGTCAACCTGTCGGGTGTCGAATCGGTGCGACCGGCCGAAGAGATCGACCCCGGTTATGCCGCGGCGCTGCGCGAGGCGGTGGCGTCCGGGGTCGAGGTACTGGCCTACGGGGTACGCTTGACCGCCGAGGAAGTGTGCATCGACCGTCGTCTGGACGTATTGCTCAACGGCTAA
- a CDS encoding pyridoxal phosphate-dependent aminotransferase, which produces MAQPYSARSRAIEPFHVMALLARANELQAAGHDVIHLEIGEPDFTTAEPIIKAGQAALEAGRTRYTAARGIPELRTAISGFYRQRYGLDIDPERIMITPGGSGALLLTSSLLVDPGKHWLLADPGYPCNRHFLRLVEGAAQLVPVGPDVRYQLTPDLVERYWDQDSVGALVASPANPTGTLLSRDELAGLSAAVKARNGHLVVDEIYHGLTYGCDAASVLEVDDSAFVLNSFSKYFGMTGWRLGWLVAPQAAVGELEKLAQNLYISAPSMAQYAALACFEPDTISIFEERRNEFQRRRDFLLPALRELGFGIAVEPEGAFYLYADISAFGGDAFAFCRHFLETEHIAFTPGLDFGRHQAGHHVRFAYTQSLPRLQEAVERIARGLRSWQG; this is translated from the coding sequence ATGGCTCAGCCCTACAGTGCGCGCAGCCGCGCTATCGAACCTTTCCACGTGATGGCCCTGCTGGCCCGTGCCAATGAGCTGCAAGCGGCCGGGCACGATGTGATTCACCTGGAAATCGGTGAACCGGACTTCACCACGGCTGAGCCGATCATCAAGGCCGGGCAGGCCGCGCTGGAGGCAGGCAGGACCCGCTACACCGCCGCCCGCGGGATTCCCGAGCTGCGCACGGCCATCTCCGGATTCTATCGGCAGCGTTACGGGCTGGACATCGACCCCGAGCGCATCATGATCACGCCCGGTGGTTCCGGTGCGCTGCTGCTGACCAGCAGCTTGCTGGTCGACCCCGGCAAGCACTGGCTGCTGGCGGACCCTGGCTACCCCTGCAACCGACACTTCCTGCGCCTGGTGGAAGGCGCGGCGCAACTGGTGCCGGTCGGCCCGGACGTGCGTTATCAGCTGACACCGGATCTGGTGGAGCGCTATTGGGATCAGGACAGCGTCGGCGCCCTGGTGGCATCGCCGGCCAACCCCACCGGGACCTTGCTTTCCCGCGACGAACTGGCGGGGCTGTCGGCCGCGGTGAAGGCGCGTAACGGTCATCTGGTGGTGGACGAGATCTACCACGGCCTGACCTACGGCTGCGATGCCGCCAGCGTGCTGGAAGTCGATGACAGCGCCTTTGTCCTTAATAGCTTTTCCAAATATTTCGGCATGACCGGCTGGCGCCTAGGCTGGCTGGTGGCGCCGCAGGCGGCGGTCGGCGAGTTGGAGAAGCTGGCGCAGAACCTCTACATCAGCGCCCCGAGCATGGCCCAGTACGCTGCGCTGGCCTGCTTCGAGCCAGACACCATCAGTATTTTCGAAGAGCGTCGCAACGAGTTTCAGCGGCGCCGCGACTTCCTCCTGCCAGCCCTGCGCGAGTTGGGTTTTGGCATTGCGGTAGAGCCGGAAGGGGCGTTCTACCTGTATGCCGATATCAGCGCCTTCGGCGGCGATGCCTTTGCCTTCTGCCGGCATTTCCTCGAGACCGAGCACATTGCCTTTACCCCGGGGCTGGATTTCGGTCGCCATCAGGCCGGGCACCATGTCCGGTTCGCCTACACCCAGAGCCTGCCGCGCCTGCAGGAAGCGGTGGAGCGGATTGCCCGTGGCCTGCGGAGCTGGCAAGGCTGA
- the dksA gene encoding RNA polymerase-binding protein DksA, with protein sequence MPTQAKQQNQSISGFEPYVETAGEEYMGKPMREHFTKILNKWKQDLMQEVDRTVDHMKDEAANFPDPADRASQEEEFSLELRARDRERKLIKKIDKTLQLIEDEEYGWCESCGVEIGIRRLEARPTADMCVDCKTLAEIKEKQVGK encoded by the coding sequence ATGCCCACCCAAGCAAAGCAACAGAATCAATCGATCAGCGGCTTCGAGCCTTATGTTGAAACCGCAGGCGAAGAGTACATGGGCAAGCCCATGCGCGAGCACTTCACCAAGATCCTGAACAAGTGGAAACAGGACTTGATGCAGGAAGTCGATCGCACTGTTGATCACATGAAAGACGAAGCAGCCAACTTCCCCGATCCGGCCGACCGTGCCAGCCAGGAAGAAGAATTCAGCCTGGAACTGCGCGCCCGCGACCGTGAGCGCAAGCTGATCAAGAAGATCGACAAGACGCTGCAACTGATCGAAGACGAAGAATACGGCTGGTGCGAATCCTGCGGCGTCGAGATCGGTATTCGCCGCCTGGAGGCCCGCCCTACCGCCGACATGTGTGTCGACTGCAAGACCCTGGCGGAAATCAAGGAAAAACAAGTCGGCAAATAA
- the gluQRS gene encoding tRNA glutamyl-Q(34) synthetase GluQRS, translated as MTASHASSYIGRFAPTPSGHLHFGSLVAALASYLDARAVGGRWLLRMEDLDPPREEPGAQAAILKALESYGFEWDGEMVRQSERHAAYAEVLNRLFNQGLAYACSCSRKQLEPYHGIYPGLCRNAGHGQEDAAIRLRVPELEYPFTDRVQGEFRQHLGRDVGDFVIRRRDGLYAYQLAVVLDDAWQGVTDIVRGADLLDSTPRQLYLQELLGLPQPRYLHVPLITQPDGHKLGKSYRSPPLAADQATPLLLRALRALGQKTDSEMAHASPREVLSWGIEHWDALLIPRTLSVPEAQIR; from the coding sequence ATGACTGCCTCTCACGCCTCCTCCTATATCGGGCGCTTTGCCCCAACCCCCAGCGGGCACCTGCATTTCGGCTCGCTGGTCGCAGCCCTGGCCTCCTACCTCGATGCCCGCGCCGTCGGCGGCCGCTGGTTGTTGCGCATGGAAGACCTCGATCCCCCCCGGGAAGAGCCCGGCGCCCAGGCGGCCATTCTCAAGGCCCTGGAAAGCTACGGCTTCGAGTGGGACGGCGAAATGGTCCGCCAGAGCGAGCGGCACGCGGCCTACGCCGAAGTCCTCAACCGCCTGTTCAACCAGGGCCTGGCTTACGCCTGCTCCTGTTCGCGCAAGCAACTGGAGCCCTACCACGGCATTTATCCGGGGCTGTGCCGCAATGCCGGACATGGCCAGGAAGATGCCGCCATCCGCTTGCGCGTGCCGGAGCTGGAATATCCTTTCACTGATCGGGTCCAGGGCGAATTCCGCCAGCACCTGGGACGGGATGTGGGCGACTTCGTGATCCGCCGCCGCGACGGCCTCTACGCCTATCAACTGGCGGTGGTGCTCGACGATGCCTGGCAAGGGGTGACCGATATCGTCCGCGGTGCCGACCTGTTGGACTCAACCCCACGTCAGCTGTACCTGCAGGAGCTGCTCGGCCTGCCACAGCCGCGTTACCTGCATGTGCCGCTGATCACCCAGCCGGATGGGCATAAACTGGGCAAGTCCTACCGCTCCCCGCCGCTGGCCGCGGACCAGGCCACCCCGCTGCTGTTGCGCGCCTTGCGCGCCCTGGGGCAGAAAACCGACAGCGAAATGGCCCATGCCAGCCCTCGGGAAGTGCTGAGTTGGGGCATCGAACACTGGGATGCTTTACTGATCCCGCGCACACTGAGCGTGCCCGAAGCGCAAATCCGCTGA